From the Zonotrichia albicollis isolate bZonAlb1 chromosome Z, bZonAlb1.hap1, whole genome shotgun sequence genome, one window contains:
- the LVRN gene encoding aminopeptidase Q isoform X3 has translation MGTRAGGLYVGRRAAAAGAALLLALLVALLALAALYGRCRQEAAPPPPSPRAPGPAAAPPPAPAAGSVRRLPRHLLPLHYDLELWPRVRPGQAGPFAFTGQVNITVRCLRDTDAAVLHSAGLRSRGAAAVRGPLSEPGAAVEVAGLRHDEAGEVAVLELRGRLRAGRRYVLQLGFQGRLDEDLDGLFLTRYTDRGHSSMLIASQMEPTYARRVYPCFDEPAMKATFNIRIIHDPSYVALSNMPAIDVCEVKDENGSLWTVTTFNTSLKMSTYLTAFVICDFDYVTRTERGNEIRIWARKEAVKNGYVDYALNITGPIFSFLEDILNVSYPLPKTDLVALPDFGAGGMENWGLMIFQEASLMNLPSDEFTSRKAMIALVVSHELGHQWFGNLVTMNWWNDLWLNEGLASYFEYLGATFVEPKLSLDKIFYAHVVQPVLREDSEIARSLSESEDKIKGSFSLMSLFDNITYSKGASITWMLSGFLTEKLFIRALTSYLKEFSFSNANQDDLWTHIQMVVDAQDEVQLPAPVKQIMDSWTCQNGFPVLTLNLTSGTIRQEQFFNKNNRKSTDSYNNTWIIPISWMRNGSSQPLTWLDKSSKMFPEMQVSESDYDWILLNVNLSGYYRVNYDQLNLKRLARLLENDPKAIPAVSRFQLIDDVFALREFGYVPIETALELTKYLAREDELFIWNVVLLNLIPENLESTLKNHAVYPLLKKYLLKRMLPIYHYYAGFIRQNADALEDDYFAQVYLEKLLATACWLGLQDCLDLSSELYAKWRDNPEYKIPFLIRRTVCCYGVAVGSDKEWNFAWEMYNHTDSVEEDEDILLYAMSCAKEPWLLYRYLQYGLSDTLFSSNCTSVIISHVATKDIGHHIAWEFVTENWPLLSQGYGHELLHDVLKAMGRFVKTDIQIQENRQHKRILLPN, from the exons ATGGGGACCCGCGCCGGGGGGCTCTACGtggggcggcgggcggcggccgcgggggccgcgctgctgctggcgctgctggtCGCCCTGCTGGCGCTCGCCGCTCTCTACGGGCGCTGCCGGCAGgaggcggcgccgccgccgccctcgccccgcgcccccggccccgccgccgctccgccgccCGCTCCCGCTGCCGGCTCCGTTCGCCGCCTGCCCCGCCACCTCCTGCCGCTCCACTACGACCTGGAGCTGTGGCCGCGGGTGCggccgggccaggcggggccgTTCGCTTTCACCGGGCAGGTGAACATCACGGTGCGCTGCCTGCGCGACACGGACGCGGCGGTGCTGCACAGCGCCGGGCTGCGGAgccgcggggccgccgccgTGCGCGGGCCCCTGTCCGAGCCGGGCGCCGCCGTGGAGGTGGCGGGGCTGCGGCACGACGAGGCGGGCGAGGTGGCCGTGCTGGAGCTCCGCGGCCGGCTCCGCGCCGGGCGGCGCTacgtgctgcagctgggcttcCAGGGCCGGCTGGACGAGGACCTCGACGGGCTCTTCCTCACTCGCTACACCGACCGGGGGCACAGCAG TATGCTCATTGCCTCCCAAATGGAACCAACGTATGCCAGGAGAGTTTACCCATGTTTTGATGAACCTGCCATGAAGGCCACATTTAATATCAGAATTATCCATGACCCAAGCTATGTGGCTCTTTCCAACATGCCTGCTATTG ATGTATGTGAAGTGAAGGATGAAAATGGAAGCCTGTGGACAGTTACCACATTTAACACTTCACTGAAAATGTCAACTTACTTGACTGCTTTTGTGATTTGTGATTTCGATTACGTCACCAGAACTGAGCGGGGAAATGAG ATACGTATTTGGGCCCGGAAGGAGGCAGTTAAAAATGGGTATGTTGACTATGCTTTAAATATCACAGGCccaatattttcatttctggaAGACATACTTAATGTCAGCTACCCTCTGCCAAAGACAG ATCTGGTTGCACTGCCTGATTTTGGGGCAGGTGGTATGGAAAACTGGGGGCTAATGATTTTCCAAGAAGCATCATTGATGAACCTCCCAAGTGATGAATTCACAAGCAGGAAGGCAATGATTGCCTTAGTTGTGTCACATGAACTAGGACACCAG TGGTTTGGAAATCTGGTTACCATGAACTGGTGGAATGACCTGTGGCTTAACGAGGGCCTGGCATCTTACTTTGAGTACCTGGGAGCCACCTTTGTTGAGCCCAAGCTTTCACTG GATAAAATCTTTTATGCTCATGTTGTACAACCTGTCTTAAGGGAAGACAGTGAAATAGCTCGATCACTGTCAGAGAGTGAAGACAAGATCAAAGGATCATTTTCTTTAATGTCTCTTTTTGACAACATCACATACAGCAAg GGGGCTTCTATAACCTGGATGCTTTCTGGTTTCCTGACTGAAAAGCTGTTCATCAGAGCACTTACT TCCTATCTGAAAGAATTTTCCTTCTCAAATGCTAATCAAGATGATCTGTGGACCCACATACAGATG GTCGTAGATGCACAGGATGAAGTTCAGTTGCCAGCACCTGTAAAGCAAATAATGGATTCCTGGACATGCCAGAATGGGTTTCCAGTTTTAACGTTAAATCTAACTTCAGGAACAATCAGACAGGaacaattttttaataaaaacaatagAAAGAGTACTGATTCTTACAA TAACACCTGGATTATTCCTATTTCTTGGATGAGAAATGGATCATCACAACCCTTAACCTGGCTAGATAAAAGCAGCA AAATGTTTCCCGAAATGCAAGTATCAGAGTCAGACTATGACTGGATCTTGCTAAATGTAAATTTAAGTGGATACTACAGAGTGAACTATGACCAATTAAACTTGAAGAGATTAGCACGCTTGCTTGAAAATGATCCAAAG GCTATTCCCGCTGTCAGCAGGTTCCAGCTGATAGATGATGTTTTTGCATTGAGAGA ATTTGGATATGTTCCAATTGAAACAGCACTTGAGCTAACGAAATACCTTGCCAGAGAGGATGAACTCTTCATATGGAATGTGGTATTGTTAAACCTTATACCTGAGAATTTGGAAAGTACACTGAAGAACCATGCAGTATATCCACTTTTAAAG aaataccTTTTAAAGAGAATGTTGCCAATATACCATTATTATGCAGGTTTTATTCGTCAAAATGCTGATGCTTTGGAAGATGACTATTTTGCTCA AGTGTATTTGGAAAAACTCTTGGCAACAGCGTGCTGGCTGGGCCTCCAAGACTGTTTGGACCTGTCGTCTGAACTGTATGCTAAGTGGAGGGACAATCCTGAGTACAA AATCCCGTTTCTAATTAGAAGAACAGTCTGCTGCTATGGTGTTGCAGTGGGAAGTGATAAAGAATGGAATTTTGCATGGGAGATGTACAACCATACTGACTCTGTTGAAGAAGATGAAGATATCCTGCTCTATGCCATGAGCTGTGCCAAAGAGCCATGGTTACTTTACAG
- the LVRN gene encoding aminopeptidase Q isoform X4, producing the protein MGTRAGGLYVGRRAAAAGAALLLALLVALLALAALYGRCRQEAAPPPPSPRAPGPAAAPPPAPAAGSVRRLPRHLLPLHYDLELWPRVRPGQAGPFAFTGQVNITVRCLRDTDAAVLHSAGLRSRGAAAVRGPLSEPGAAVEVAGLRHDEAGEVAVLELRGRLRAGRRYVLQLGFQGRLDEDLDGLFLTRYTDRGHSSMLIASQMEPTYARRVYPCFDEPAMKATFNIRIIHDPSYVALSNMPAIDVCEVKDENGSLWTVTTFNTSLKMSTYLTAFVICDFDYVTRTERGNEIRIWARKEAVKNGYVDYALNITGPIFSFLEDILNVSYPLPKTDLVALPDFGAGGMENWGLMIFQEASLMNLPSDEFTSRKAMIALVVSHELGHQWFGNLVTMNWWNDLWLNEGLASYFEYLGATFVEPKLSLDKIFYAHVVQPVLREDSEIARSLSESEDKIKGSFSLMSLFDNITYSKGASITWMLSGFLTEKLFIRALTSYLKEFSFSNANQDDLWTHIQMVVDAQDEVQLPAPVKQIMDSWTCQNGFPVLTLNLTSGTIRQEQFFNKNNRKSTDSYNNTWIIPISWMRNGSSQPLTWLDKSSKMFPEMQVSESDYDWILLNVNLSGYYRVNYDQLNLKRLARLLENDPKAIPAVSRFQLIDDVFALREFGYVPIETALELTKYLAREDELFIWNVVLLNLIPENLESTLKNHAVYPLLKVLFVKMLMLWKMTILLKCIWKNSWQQRAGWASKTVWTCRLNCMLSGGTILSTSKNGDLLLEMCLSKGGGKLKGCYKGEAE; encoded by the exons ATGGGGACCCGCGCCGGGGGGCTCTACGtggggcggcgggcggcggccgcgggggccgcgctgctgctggcgctgctggtCGCCCTGCTGGCGCTCGCCGCTCTCTACGGGCGCTGCCGGCAGgaggcggcgccgccgccgccctcgccccgcgcccccggccccgccgccgctccgccgccCGCTCCCGCTGCCGGCTCCGTTCGCCGCCTGCCCCGCCACCTCCTGCCGCTCCACTACGACCTGGAGCTGTGGCCGCGGGTGCggccgggccaggcggggccgTTCGCTTTCACCGGGCAGGTGAACATCACGGTGCGCTGCCTGCGCGACACGGACGCGGCGGTGCTGCACAGCGCCGGGCTGCGGAgccgcggggccgccgccgTGCGCGGGCCCCTGTCCGAGCCGGGCGCCGCCGTGGAGGTGGCGGGGCTGCGGCACGACGAGGCGGGCGAGGTGGCCGTGCTGGAGCTCCGCGGCCGGCTCCGCGCCGGGCGGCGCTacgtgctgcagctgggcttcCAGGGCCGGCTGGACGAGGACCTCGACGGGCTCTTCCTCACTCGCTACACCGACCGGGGGCACAGCAG TATGCTCATTGCCTCCCAAATGGAACCAACGTATGCCAGGAGAGTTTACCCATGTTTTGATGAACCTGCCATGAAGGCCACATTTAATATCAGAATTATCCATGACCCAAGCTATGTGGCTCTTTCCAACATGCCTGCTATTG ATGTATGTGAAGTGAAGGATGAAAATGGAAGCCTGTGGACAGTTACCACATTTAACACTTCACTGAAAATGTCAACTTACTTGACTGCTTTTGTGATTTGTGATTTCGATTACGTCACCAGAACTGAGCGGGGAAATGAG ATACGTATTTGGGCCCGGAAGGAGGCAGTTAAAAATGGGTATGTTGACTATGCTTTAAATATCACAGGCccaatattttcatttctggaAGACATACTTAATGTCAGCTACCCTCTGCCAAAGACAG ATCTGGTTGCACTGCCTGATTTTGGGGCAGGTGGTATGGAAAACTGGGGGCTAATGATTTTCCAAGAAGCATCATTGATGAACCTCCCAAGTGATGAATTCACAAGCAGGAAGGCAATGATTGCCTTAGTTGTGTCACATGAACTAGGACACCAG TGGTTTGGAAATCTGGTTACCATGAACTGGTGGAATGACCTGTGGCTTAACGAGGGCCTGGCATCTTACTTTGAGTACCTGGGAGCCACCTTTGTTGAGCCCAAGCTTTCACTG GATAAAATCTTTTATGCTCATGTTGTACAACCTGTCTTAAGGGAAGACAGTGAAATAGCTCGATCACTGTCAGAGAGTGAAGACAAGATCAAAGGATCATTTTCTTTAATGTCTCTTTTTGACAACATCACATACAGCAAg GGGGCTTCTATAACCTGGATGCTTTCTGGTTTCCTGACTGAAAAGCTGTTCATCAGAGCACTTACT TCCTATCTGAAAGAATTTTCCTTCTCAAATGCTAATCAAGATGATCTGTGGACCCACATACAGATG GTCGTAGATGCACAGGATGAAGTTCAGTTGCCAGCACCTGTAAAGCAAATAATGGATTCCTGGACATGCCAGAATGGGTTTCCAGTTTTAACGTTAAATCTAACTTCAGGAACAATCAGACAGGaacaattttttaataaaaacaatagAAAGAGTACTGATTCTTACAA TAACACCTGGATTATTCCTATTTCTTGGATGAGAAATGGATCATCACAACCCTTAACCTGGCTAGATAAAAGCAGCA AAATGTTTCCCGAAATGCAAGTATCAGAGTCAGACTATGACTGGATCTTGCTAAATGTAAATTTAAGTGGATACTACAGAGTGAACTATGACCAATTAAACTTGAAGAGATTAGCACGCTTGCTTGAAAATGATCCAAAG GCTATTCCCGCTGTCAGCAGGTTCCAGCTGATAGATGATGTTTTTGCATTGAGAGA ATTTGGATATGTTCCAATTGAAACAGCACTTGAGCTAACGAAATACCTTGCCAGAGAGGATGAACTCTTCATATGGAATGTGGTATTGTTAAACCTTATACCTGAGAATTTGGAAAGTACACTGAAGAACCATGCAGTATATCCACTTTTAAAG GTTTTATTCGTCAAAATGCTGATGCTTTGGAAGATGACTATTTTGCTCA AGTGTATTTGGAAAAACTCTTGGCAACAGCGTGCTGGCTGGGCCTCCAAGACTGTTTGGACCTGTCGTCTGAACTGTATGCTAAGTGGAGGGACAATCCTGAGTACAAGTAAGAATGGTGATCTGCTCTTAGAGATGTGCCTGTCTAAGGGAGGTGGAAAGTTAAAAGGCTGTTACAAGGGGGAGGCAGAATGA
- the LVRN gene encoding aminopeptidase Q isoform X5 — MGTRAGGLYVGRRAAAAGAALLLALLVALLALAALYGRCRQEAAPPPPSPRAPGPAAAPPPAPAAGSVRRLPRHLLPLHYDLELWPRVRPGQAGPFAFTGQVNITVRCLRDTDAAVLHSAGLRSRGAAAVRGPLSEPGAAVEVAGLRHDEAGEVAVLELRGRLRAGRRYVLQLGFQGRLDEDLDGLFLTRYTDRGHSSMLIASQMEPTYARRVYPCFDEPAMKATFNIRIIHDPSYVALSNMPAIDVCEVKDENGSLWTVTTFNTSLKMSTYLTAFVICDFDYVTRTERGNEIRIWARKEAVKNGYVDYALNITGPIFSFLEDILNVSYPLPKTDLVALPDFGAGGMENWGLMIFQEASLMNLPSDEFTSRKAMIALVVSHELGHQWFGNLVTMNWWNDLWLNEGLASYFEYLGATFVEPKLSLDKIFYAHVVQPVLREDSEIARSLSESEDKIKGSFSLMSLFDNITYSKGASITWMLSGFLTEKLFIRALTSYLKEFSFSNANQDDLWTHIQMVVDAQDEVQLPAPVKQIMDSWTCQNGFPVLTLNLTSGTIRQEQFFNKNNRKSTDSYNNTWIIPISWMRNGSSQPLTWLDKSSKMFPEMQVSESDYDWILLNVNLSGYYRVNYDQLNLKRLARLLENDPKAIPAVSRFQLIDDVFALREFGYVPIETALELTKYLAREDELFIWNVVLLNLIPENLESTLKNHAVYPLLKVLFVKMLMLWKMTILLKCIWKNSWQQRAGWASKTVWTCRLNCMLSGGTILSTKSRF; from the exons ATGGGGACCCGCGCCGGGGGGCTCTACGtggggcggcgggcggcggccgcgggggccgcgctgctgctggcgctgctggtCGCCCTGCTGGCGCTCGCCGCTCTCTACGGGCGCTGCCGGCAGgaggcggcgccgccgccgccctcgccccgcgcccccggccccgccgccgctccgccgccCGCTCCCGCTGCCGGCTCCGTTCGCCGCCTGCCCCGCCACCTCCTGCCGCTCCACTACGACCTGGAGCTGTGGCCGCGGGTGCggccgggccaggcggggccgTTCGCTTTCACCGGGCAGGTGAACATCACGGTGCGCTGCCTGCGCGACACGGACGCGGCGGTGCTGCACAGCGCCGGGCTGCGGAgccgcggggccgccgccgTGCGCGGGCCCCTGTCCGAGCCGGGCGCCGCCGTGGAGGTGGCGGGGCTGCGGCACGACGAGGCGGGCGAGGTGGCCGTGCTGGAGCTCCGCGGCCGGCTCCGCGCCGGGCGGCGCTacgtgctgcagctgggcttcCAGGGCCGGCTGGACGAGGACCTCGACGGGCTCTTCCTCACTCGCTACACCGACCGGGGGCACAGCAG TATGCTCATTGCCTCCCAAATGGAACCAACGTATGCCAGGAGAGTTTACCCATGTTTTGATGAACCTGCCATGAAGGCCACATTTAATATCAGAATTATCCATGACCCAAGCTATGTGGCTCTTTCCAACATGCCTGCTATTG ATGTATGTGAAGTGAAGGATGAAAATGGAAGCCTGTGGACAGTTACCACATTTAACACTTCACTGAAAATGTCAACTTACTTGACTGCTTTTGTGATTTGTGATTTCGATTACGTCACCAGAACTGAGCGGGGAAATGAG ATACGTATTTGGGCCCGGAAGGAGGCAGTTAAAAATGGGTATGTTGACTATGCTTTAAATATCACAGGCccaatattttcatttctggaAGACATACTTAATGTCAGCTACCCTCTGCCAAAGACAG ATCTGGTTGCACTGCCTGATTTTGGGGCAGGTGGTATGGAAAACTGGGGGCTAATGATTTTCCAAGAAGCATCATTGATGAACCTCCCAAGTGATGAATTCACAAGCAGGAAGGCAATGATTGCCTTAGTTGTGTCACATGAACTAGGACACCAG TGGTTTGGAAATCTGGTTACCATGAACTGGTGGAATGACCTGTGGCTTAACGAGGGCCTGGCATCTTACTTTGAGTACCTGGGAGCCACCTTTGTTGAGCCCAAGCTTTCACTG GATAAAATCTTTTATGCTCATGTTGTACAACCTGTCTTAAGGGAAGACAGTGAAATAGCTCGATCACTGTCAGAGAGTGAAGACAAGATCAAAGGATCATTTTCTTTAATGTCTCTTTTTGACAACATCACATACAGCAAg GGGGCTTCTATAACCTGGATGCTTTCTGGTTTCCTGACTGAAAAGCTGTTCATCAGAGCACTTACT TCCTATCTGAAAGAATTTTCCTTCTCAAATGCTAATCAAGATGATCTGTGGACCCACATACAGATG GTCGTAGATGCACAGGATGAAGTTCAGTTGCCAGCACCTGTAAAGCAAATAATGGATTCCTGGACATGCCAGAATGGGTTTCCAGTTTTAACGTTAAATCTAACTTCAGGAACAATCAGACAGGaacaattttttaataaaaacaatagAAAGAGTACTGATTCTTACAA TAACACCTGGATTATTCCTATTTCTTGGATGAGAAATGGATCATCACAACCCTTAACCTGGCTAGATAAAAGCAGCA AAATGTTTCCCGAAATGCAAGTATCAGAGTCAGACTATGACTGGATCTTGCTAAATGTAAATTTAAGTGGATACTACAGAGTGAACTATGACCAATTAAACTTGAAGAGATTAGCACGCTTGCTTGAAAATGATCCAAAG GCTATTCCCGCTGTCAGCAGGTTCCAGCTGATAGATGATGTTTTTGCATTGAGAGA ATTTGGATATGTTCCAATTGAAACAGCACTTGAGCTAACGAAATACCTTGCCAGAGAGGATGAACTCTTCATATGGAATGTGGTATTGTTAAACCTTATACCTGAGAATTTGGAAAGTACACTGAAGAACCATGCAGTATATCCACTTTTAAAG GTTTTATTCGTCAAAATGCTGATGCTTTGGAAGATGACTATTTTGCTCA AGTGTATTTGGAAAAACTCTTGGCAACAGCGTGCTGGCTGGGCCTCCAAGACTGTTTGGACCTGTCGTCTGAACTGTATGCTAAGTGGAGGGACAATCCTGAGTACAA AATCCCGTTTCTAA